In Hydra vulgaris chromosome 06, alternate assembly HydraT2T_AEP, a genomic segment contains:
- the LOC100200841 gene encoding uncharacterized protein LOC100200841 isoform X2 — translation MEKVGPPPDYYLTTDHSNQAQNLAQNPSQVPSYYQGQPIPYYSNPQNVTYQVPPAPGNQVPPAPGNQVPYYNPYQTNVIIHQPAVTTGVVYTGPPPNSHRALAWLTCLFCCWPLGVASIIKSMEVDTAIAQNNLIRAQMASESAKKFGFASLGCGIFMHLIWIIYLIIYFVIFVPNFYSRY, via the exons ATGGAAAAAG tcGGACCACCTCCTGATTATTACTTAACAACAGATCATTCCAATCAAGCACAAAACCTTGCACAGAATCCTTCTCAAGTTCCTAGCTACTATCAAGGTCAACCAATACCCTATTATTCAAATCCACAAAATGTTACCTACCAAGTACCACCTGCTCCAGGAAACCAAGTACCACCTGCTCCAGGAAACCAAGTACCTTACTATAAT ccATATCAAACAAATGTTATTATTCATCAACCAGCAGTTACGACAGGTGTAGTGTACACAGGACCACCTCCAAATAGTCATAGAGCACTGGCATGGTTAACATGTTTGTTTTGCTGTTGGCCACTTGGTGTTGCATCTATAATTAAATCTATGGag gTTGACACTGCTATAGcccaaaataatttaattagggCTCAGATGGCATCGgaatctgcaaaaaaatttggttttgcCTCATTGGGTTGCggaatttttatgcatttaatatggattatctacttaataatttattttgttatttttgtaccTAATTTTTACAGTCGATACTAA